From one Brevibacterium sp. 'Marine' genomic stretch:
- a CDS encoding non-heme iron oxygenase ferredoxin subunit: MIDVAAADEVAPGGTMRIEVGEYEICIARDSDGTIHAIDDLCTHGEVSLAEGDVEDCTIECWLHGSQFDLTTGKPVNPPAFEPVAVYDCKEIAGRILVDPNTTLN, encoded by the coding sequence ATGATCGACGTGGCGGCCGCCGACGAGGTGGCTCCCGGCGGCACCATGCGCATCGAGGTCGGCGAGTATGAGATCTGCATCGCTCGCGACTCCGACGGCACCATCCACGCCATCGACGACCTGTGCACCCACGGTGAGGTGTCGTTGGCCGAAGGAGACGTCGAGGACTGCACAATCGAATGCTGGCTGCACGGCTCGCAGTTCGACCTCACAACGGGCAAACCGGTGAATCCGCCGGCGTTCGAACCCGTCGCGGTCTATGACTGCAAAGAGATCGCCGGTCGCATCCTCGTCGACCCGAACACCACCCTGAACTGA